GCGCCAAGAACAAGGAATCCGCCATCGTGGTGGTGGACGACAAGACCCGCAGCTGCAAGGCGGTCATCAAGGACAAGCGCCTGATCACCCCGACCGGCAAGTTCAACGTGTTCAACACCCAGCACGATATTTATTGATAGCCCGGGCATGACGCCGCCGCGCCGTGAGGTGGCGGCGGCCGATGCCCGCCAAGGAGATAACGCCATGTACAAGACATTGCTGACTGTCGGCCTGCTGTCCGCCGGCCTGCTGCTGGCCGCCCCGGCCAACGCCTCGCTGGAGCTGGCCAAGAAGAACAACTGCCTGGCCTGCCACAGCGTGGATCACAAGGTGGTAGGGCCGGCGTTCAAGGACGTTGCCGCCAAGTACAAGGGCCAGAACGTGCAGGCCAAGCTGGAAGAGAAAGTCCGCAAGGGCGGTTCCGGCAGCTTTGGCCCGGTGCCGATGTCGCCCAACCCGCAGGTGCCGGATGCCGAGCTGAAGCAGCTGGTGAAGTGGGTGTTGTCGCAATAAGTCGTATCTGTAAAGCGGCCGGCCGCAAGGTTGGCCGCACGCTGCGACGGCTTGTGCCAGCAGGTGCCGCCTGCTGGCGCAAGCCTTTGCCGGAAGATCAAGCATGAAACCTCCTCCTGCCAGCCCCTTGCGGCTGAGTCTGAAATGCCTGCTGCTGCTGGTTTGCAGCGCCGTGTTGTTCTACGAGTCCGCCCATGCCGAAACCCCGGGCGCGCCAGCCCCCGCCCGCACCGCCGAGCTGCAGCACCTGCTGCGCCAGGATTGCGGCGCCTGCCATGGCATGACGCTGCAGGGCGGGCTGGGCAGCCCGCTCACCGCCGCGGCGCTGGCCGGCAAGCCGGCGGACAGCCTGGTCGCCACCTTGCTGGATGGCCGCCCCGGCACCGCCATGCCGCCGTGGCGACCGTTCATCAGCGAGGACGAGGCGCGCTGGCTGATCCGGCAACTGCAACAGGGAAGCGCACCATGAAACGATTGAGCAAACTGGCGCTGGCCATGGCCGCCGCCGCACTGCTGGCAGGCTGCGCCAGCCCGGCGCTGCGTGGCAGCGGCGACCTGGGAGTAGTGATAGAACGCGCCAGCGGCAGCGTGCAGGTGGTGGACAACAGCCACCTGGCGCAGCTGTCGCGGGTAACGGGGCTGGGCGATCTGTCGCACGCCTCGCTGGTGTACAGCCGCGATGCGCGCTACGTGTACGTGTTCGGCCGCGACGGCGGGCTGTCCAAGGTGGACATCCTCAGCGGCAAGCTGGTGGCGCGGGTAATGCAGGCCGGCAACAGCATAGGCGGCGCCATTTCCAGCGACGGCCGCATCGTGGCGGCGCAGAACTACAGCCCGGGGGGAGTGAAGCTGTTCGATGCCGACAGCCTGGCGCTGCTGGCCGATGTACCGGCGGTGGATGAACACGGCCAGCCATCCAAGGTGGTGGGCCTGGCCGACCTGCCGGGCAACCGTTTTGCCTACAGCCTGTTCGAGGCCGGCGAGATCTGGCTGCTGGATGCGGCCAACCCTCGCGCGCCGAAAGTGAGCAAATACCGCGACATCGGCCGCCAGCCCTATGACGGCCTGGCCAGCGGCGATGGCCGCTACTACATTGCCGGCCTGTACGGCGAGGACGGCCTGGCGCTGCTGGACACCTGGCACCCAGAGGCCGGCGTGCGTCGCATCCTGCCGGGCTACGGCCAGGGCCAGCAGCGGCAGCCGGTGTACAAGATGCCGCACCTGCGCGGCTGGAGCATGGCCGGCGATTACGCCTTCCTGCCGGCCATCGGCCACAACAGCGTGTTGGTGGCGGACAGCCGCAGCTGGCAGCAGGTGACACAGGTGCCGGTGTACGGTCAGCCGGTGTTCGTGATGGCCGAGCCGTCCGGGCGCCGGGTGTGGGTGAACTTTGCCTACCCGCACAACGACACCGTGCAGGTGATCGATGTGCCCAGCATGCAGGTCATCAAGACGCTGAAGCCGGGCAAGGCCATCCTGCACATGGAGTTCACCGGCCGTGGCGATGCGGTGTGGTTGTCCAGCCGCGATGACGACAAGCTGGTGGTGATCGACACCCAGAACTTTGCCACCGTGGCCGAGCTGCCTGCGGCCAACCCTTCCGGCATCTTCTTCAGCTGGCGCGCCGCGCGCATGGGGATGTGACATGCAGCAGCGTTTGCAGGACCCGTTCTTGCGGCTGCTGGACCGCTACCAGCGCGACTTCCCGCTGCAGTCGGCGCCGTTCGCGCTGCTGGCCGCCGAGTGCGGCCTGCCGGAGTCGGTGCTGCTGCTGCGCCTGCAGCAGGCGCGCGACGACGGCTTGATCAGCCGCATCGGCGCCGTGTTCGCCCCCAACACCGTGGGCGCCAGCACCCTGGCGGCGCTGGCGGTGCCGCCGGCGCGGCTGGACGAGGTAGCGGCACTGGTGAGCAGCCTGCCGCAGGTCAACCACAACTACGCGCGCGATCACCATTACAACCTGTGGTTCGTGCTGGCGGCGCCCGACCGCGCCGGCATTGTCGCCGCGCTGGCGCGCATCGCGGAGCTTACCGGCCTGGTGCCGCTGGATCTGCCGCTGGAGCGCGAATACCACATCGACCTGGGTTTTGCCCTGGGCGAGCAGGGGCCGTCGCGGCGAGTTACCGTCAGCCCGCCGCCGCCGGCGCTGGATGAGGCCGACCGCCGGCTGATCAGCGCGCTGGGCGACGGCCTGCCGCTGCTGCCATGCCCGTTTCTGCCACTGGCCGCCGCCAGCGGCCTGGCCGAACAGGCGGTGCGCGAACGCTTGCAGGATTGGGAAACCAGCGGCGTGGTGCGCCGTTTCGGCTTTGTGCTGCGCCATCACGAGCTGGGCTTTCGCGGCAACGCCATGTGCGTGTGGCAGGTGCCGGCCGCGGCGCGCGACGATATCGGCGCCCGCTTGGCCGGCGATGCCGCGGTGTCGCTGTGCTATGCCCGCCCGCCGCTCGGCCCGCACTGGCCGTACAACCTGTTCTGCATGATCCATACCCGCGATGCCGACAGCGCACGGCGCGAGGTGCGGCGGCTGGCCGAGGAACACCTGCTGCTGCACGTGCCGCAGGCCATGCTGCTGTCCACCCGCCGCTACACCCAGCGCGGCGCCCGTTACCACCAGGAAACCACATGAATGCTGCCTTGCCGCTGGATGTCATCGACAGCCTGATTATCGACCGCCTGCAGGGCGGCTTTCCGCTGCTGCCAGGGCCGTTCGCACTCGCGGGCGAGCCGCTGGGCCTGTCGGCCGCCAAGCTGTGCGAGCGGCTGCAGTCGCTGCTGGATCGCAAGGTGCTGACCCGCTTCGGCCCCATGTACCAGGTGGAGCGCATGGGCGGCGCCTTCGTGCTGGCGGCGATGGTGGTGCCGGAGGCGCGCTACGACGCGGTGGCGGCGCAGCTGGACGCGCTGCCGGCAGTGGCGCACAACTACCGCCGCGAGCACGAGCTGAACATGTGGTTCGTGCTGGCCACCAGCACGCCGGGGCGCATCTACGACGCCATGCTGGAGATCGAGGAGGCCACCGGCCTGCGGGTGTACGACTTTCCCAAGCTGCGCGAGTACTACGTGGGCATGCAGTTCGCGGTGGGCGGCAGCGCCCCGGTGGGGCGGCGCGAGCTGGTGGCCGGCGATGCCGGCGCGGTGGCGCTGGACGACACCGACTGGCAGCTGATCCGCCGCACCCAGGGCGGGCTGCCGCTGCTGGCCGAGCCGTGGCAGCAGCTGGGCGCCGAGTTGGGCCTGGCGGCCGACGAGGTGTGCACGCGGCTGGCCGCCATGGTGCAGAACGGGGTGATCCGCCGTATCGGCGCGGTGCCCAACCACTACGCCATCGGCTATGCGGCCAACGGTATGGCGGTGTTCGATGTGGACGACGAGCAGGTGGATGCGCTGGGGCAGCAGGTGGGCGCGCAGCCCTTTGTCAGCCACTGCTACCGCCGGCTGCGGCGCCAGCCGGTGTGGCCGTACAACCTGTTCGCCATGTGCCACGGCCGCAGCCGCGACGAGGTGCAGGACCAGGTGGCGGCGATACGGCAGCAGCTGGGCGACGCCTGCCGCCGCCACGAGGTGCTGTTCTCCAGCCGCATCCTGAAGAAAAGCGGCTTGCGGGTGTGAGCCTGCCGCCATCTGCTTTGCATATACAGCTTGCCGCCGGCCGGCGATCCCGATACAACTATCGATAAGAACAAATGCTGTACGGGGGAGGAGTATGACGGGGCAGTGCATGCGGCGGCTGTGGGCCGTGCTGTTGTGCTGGGGCCTGCTGGCGCCGGCGCTGGCGGCCGACATCAGCTACATGGTGATCGAGCAGGTGGAGCCGTTCCAGATCGTGACGCGCGACGACCCGATGCATGGCGGCCTGGTAACCGAAATCGTGCGCCAGGTGTTCCACGGCAGCCCGCACCGGATTCACCCGATAGTGGCGCCGGGGCCACGGATGGCATCGCTGCGCAGCAGCGGGCAGACGCCCAACTGGCTGAGCTACGGCGCCAGGCCCTGGCTGCAGCCGGGCTGGCAGATGTCGCAGCAGCCCATCTTCAGCTGGCACCACGTACTGGCGGTGCCCAGGAGCAGCCGCTTCCGCTATCACCGGCTCCGCGACCTGTTCGAGCAGCAGCTGATCCTGATGCACGGTTACGACTACCCGGGGCTGGACAACTACCTGCGCAGCAAATCGGCGCAGGGCCGCATCATCGACCAGCGCGCGCTGTCGCAGGACAGCGCCATCCGCATGCTGCGCGCCGGGCGCGGCGTGGGCTATGTCGATACCGAGATGCGGCTGCTATACAACCTGCGCGAGCAGGGGCTGTCGCCGGACGACTTCCGTTTCTACGACCTGTCGGCGGTGATACCGGTGATCGACATCCACCTGATGTACGACCGCAGCATGCCGGAGGAGGTCAAGACCCTGATTGACAGCCGGCTGGCGCAGATGCGCCAGAGCGGCCAGCTGGCCGCCATGGTGCGGCACTATCGCTTGCACTAGCGGCTGCGCTAGCGCGGCGTGCGGCCAACCCCTGGGAGGCCGGCGTTCAGACGCTTTGCGCGCGCCCCAGCCGGTTCAGCCACAGCGAGGCCAGGATCACCGCGCCACCCAGCGCCAGTCGCTGCAGGTTGGCGTGGTGGTTCCAGATCAGCACATTCACCAGCAGCCCGGCCGGCACGTGCAGCTCGTTCATGATCGCCAGCGTGCCGGCGCTGACCTGCGCGCTGCCCTTCACCCACCAGTACATGCCCAGCGCGGTGGCGAACAGCCCCATATAGACCAGCACGCTCCACTGTATGGTGCTGTGCGGCAGCTTCGCCGGGTTGCCGAACAGCAGGAAGGACGGCAACGCCACCAGCAGCGCACCCAGGAAGAAATGGCCGAAGTAGCGGTGCAGCGGCAGTTGCTGCGGGTAGTTTTGCAGCAGGCGGCGGCACAGCACCTGGCCGGCGGCAAAGGTGAAGTTGGCCAGCTGCAGCAGCAGAAAGCCCAGCAGGTATTCGCCCTGCAGCGGCTGGAAGCGGATGACGATGCCGCCGCCCACCGCCACCGCGGCGGCCAGCAGCGCCCAGCGGTTGAGGCGGCGCGACAGTGCATCGTCCAGCAGGGTGACGTAGATCGGCGTCAGCACGGTGAACAGCAGCACCTCCGGCACGGTCAGCACGGCAAAACTGCGGTACAGGCACAGGTAGGTGATGCCGAACTGCAGCGCGCCGGCCAGCCAGAAGCCGCCGGCCAGCCGCTGCGGCAGCCCGCGCCACACGGTAAACGGCAGGAACACGGCGGTGGCGATCAGCACGCGCAGCAGCACGGCAAAGTCGCTGTCCACCTGCGCCGCCAGGTACTGGCCGATCAGGCTGAAGGAAAACGCCCACAGAATGGTGACGATGATCAGGTAAGGCATGGCAATCGGTTTGTAAACGGTATCGGGCCGAGATGATAGGCGCAGACGGCCCGGCGGGAAAGCCGTGGCGGCGCCCAGTGTGTTCTGTGCCGGGGCGTCCCCGGGGCTACACTGAAAGGGTGCGCACAGGCGCACGATGCACTGCCCGCTGCATGCCGGCGGGCAAGGAGTATGGTCATGTCTTCCCTACGCAGACAGCGCGGCTGGTACAACGGCGCCCTCATGATGGCGCTGGTACTGGTCTTGGTGCTGTTCATGGCGCAGCCGTGGATTCCGCTGCTGCTGCTGGCTGCCCTGGGCAGCGCGGCAGTGGTCACCTTCACCATGCGCGGTGGCAGCTTCCTGAAAGAGTGGTACCGGCAACACCATCCGCACCTGCATTGAGCGCCGTTTGACTGGCGCTTGACTGCAGTCAATGAGATTGCCGCTGGCAACACCGACGATGACGCCATTGTTATCGCCGGAGGCTGTCATGTTGCGTCTGAGCCATTACCTGCACACCCTGCTGCACCCGGCGCCGCTGGCGTCAGCGCGACCGCCGGCCGGCCCGGTGGTGATCTGGAACCTGATCCGCCGCTGCAACCTTACCTGCCAGCACTGCTATTCCACCTCCGCCGACAAGGATTTCGACGGCGAACTGTCCACCGATGAAGTGTTCACGGTGCTGGACGACCTGTACGCCTTCGGCGTGCGGGTGCTGATCCTGTCCGGCGGCGAGCCACTGCTACGGCCGGACATCTTCACCATCGGCCGCCGCGCGCGCGACATGGGCTTCTACGTGGGGCTGTCCAGCAACGGCACGCTGATCGATGCGGCCAACGTTGGCCGCATCGCCGATACCGGCTTCGACTACGTGGGCGTGAGCCTGGACGGCATCGGCGCCACCCACGACCGCTTCCGCCGCATGGATGGCGGCTTTGCGCGCGCGCTGGACGGCATCTGCCTGGCGCGCGACGTGGGCATCAAGGTGGGCGTGCGCTACACCATGACCGAGGACAACGCCCACGACCTGCCGGCGCTGCTGCAACTGGTGGCGGACGAGGGCATCGACAAGTTCTACTTCTCGCACCTGAACTACGCCGGGCGCGGCAACAAGCACCGCGACAGCGACGCGCGCCACGCGCGCACCCGCTGGGCGATGGACCTGCTGCTGGACGCCTGCCATGCGCACCTGCGGGCCGGCGACCCGCGCGACTTCGTTACCGGCAACAACGACGCCGACGGCATCTACCTGCTGCAGTGGGCGGCGCGGCACTACCCGGCCGAGGCGCCGGCGCTGCAGCAGCGGCTGCTGCAGTGGGGCGGCAACGCCAGCGGTGTCAATGTGGCCAATATCGATAACGTCGGCAATGTGCATCCGGACACCATGTGGTGGCAGGTGACGCTGGGCAATGTGCGCGAGCGGCCGTTTTCCGCCATCTGGCCGGATACCAGCCACCCGCTGATGGCCGGGCTCAAGCAGCGGCCGCGGCCGGTGACCGGGCGCTGCGCCGCCTGCGCCCACCTGGCGATCTGCAACGGCAACACCCGCGTGCGCGCCTGGCAGCTTACCGGCGACTACTGGGCGGCCGACCCGGCCTGTTACCTCACCGACGCCGAAATCGGCGTGACGCCGGGCAGCTACACCCTGCCGGCGCTGACGCCGTGGCGACGCGGCAGCATCCGGGAGGTGCAGGCATGAAGCGCCAGCTGCTGTTGCTGTTGACTGCCCTGCTGCCGCTGGCGGCGCAGGCCGACCCGGCGGCGCTGTACCAGCAGCACTGCCAGAGCTGCCACGGCGCCGAGCGCATGGGGGCAATGGCGCCGGCGCTGCTGCCGCAGAGCCTGGAGCGGCTGAAGCCGGCCGAGGTGCTGGCCACCATCCGCGACGGCCGCACCGCCACGCAGATGGCCGGCTTTGCCGGCCGGCTGTCCGATGCCGACATCCGCGCACTGGCCGGCTGGCTGGCCACCCCGCCGGCCACGCCGCCGGCCTGGCGCGAGGCGGATACCGCGGCCTCGCGCATCCAGTATGTCAATCCGGCCAGCCTGCCGGCCAGGCCGCAGTTTGCGGCGGGCATCGACCCGCGCAACCTGTTCGTGGTGGTGGAAGCGGGCGATCACCACGTCACCGTGCTGGATGGCGACCGCTTCCAGCCGCTTACCCGTTTCCAGAGCCGCTTCGCGCTGCATGGCGGGCCCAAGTTCTCGCCGGACGGGCGCTTTGTCTACTTTGCCAGCCGTGATGGCTGGATCAGCCAGTACGACCTGTACACGCTGCAGACCGTGGCGGAGATCCGCGTCGGGCTGAACACCCGCAACCTGGCGGTATCGGCCGATGGCCGCTGGGTGCTGGCCGGCAACACCCTGCCGCAGTCCCTGGTGCTGCTGGACGCCAACGGCCTCAAACCGGTGAAGACCTACCCGGTGCAGGATCGCGGCGGCAAGCCGTCGCGGGTATCGGCGGTGTACGACGCCGCACCGCGCAACAGCTTCGTCGTAGCGCTGAAGGATGCCGCCGAGCTGTGGGAAATCTCCTACGACCCCAAGGCGGCGCCGATCTACCCCGGCTACGTGCACGACTACCAGATGGGCGAGGGCCTGGCGCTGCCCGGCTACCTCAACCCGCGCGTGACGCCGCTGGACATGGTGCTGGACGACTTCTTCTTTGACGACAGCTACCGCCACGTGATGGCGGCCTCGCGCGACGGCCACGCCCAGGTGATCAACCTGGACAGCCGCAGCAAGGTGGCCGAGCTGCCGCTGGACGGCATGCCGCACCTGGGCTCCGGCATCACCTTCGAACAGGACGGCCACCACTACATGGCCACGCCGAACCTCAACAGCGGCCGGGTGACGGTGATAGACATGGACCGCTGGCAGGTGGCGGCCAATATCGCCACGCCGGGGCCGGGCTTCTTCCTGCGCAGCCACGACAACACGCCGTACGCCTGGGTGGACGCCATGATGTCGCCGCAGCGCGACACGCTTTCCATCATCGACAAGCGCAGTTTCAAGGTGGTGCGCCAGCTCACGCTGCGGCCGGGCAAGACCAATGCCCACGTGGAGTTCACCCGCGACGGCCGCTACGCGCTGGTGAGCATCATGGAAACGCCGGGCGAGCTGGTGGTGGTGGATGCCGCCACCTTCCGCGAAGTGGCGGCGCTGCCGATGATGAAGCCCATCGGCAAGTACAACGTTTACAACAAGGTGACGCGCTCCAGTGGGACTAGTCATTAGGAGCTAGCCGTCACCCTCTTCCGGCGCATGGCAGTGCGCCGGCGGCCGGCGTAGCCTTGCGCCAGATATTTTCATCGTCGAGGGCAGTATGTCACCGATAGACGTTTCGGCGTTTCTGAGTCACCAGCCGTTGTTCCAGCAACTGTCACCGGCGCAGCTGCAGGCGCTGGTGCCGGCCACGCGCGAGCTGCGCGGGCTGAAAGGGCAGGTGATCTTTCAGCGGGGCGATACCTGCGACGGCATGTATTTGCTGGTGTACGGCAAGGTCAAGCTGGCCCTCAGCTCCAACGGCGGGGTGGAAAAGGTGGTGGAGATCCTGCACCCGGGGCAGAGCTTCGGCGAGGCGGTGATGTTCCTCAACCAGCCGTTCCCGGTGATGGCACAGTTCATCGAGGACGGCCTGCTGCTGCATGTCAGCTCGCATGCGATCCGCGCCGCCATCGTCAGCGACCCCGGCTTTGCGCAGCGCATGCTGGCCGGCCTGGCGCTGCGCCTGCACAACCTGATGCGCGATGTGGCGCGCTACTCGGTGGAAAACGCCTCGCAGCGGGTGGCCGGCTACCTGCTGCAGCTGCAGCGCCAGCGCGGCGACAGTGTGGTGCGGCTGGCGGTGAACAAGAACGTGATCGCCTCGCGCCTCAACATCACCCCGGAAACCTTCTCGCGCGTGCTGCACAGCCTGGTGGAGCAGGGCGCGATAGCGGTGCGCGGCCGCGACATCGACATCATCGACCCGCCCTTGCTGCAACAGCTGGAAACGCAGTAAGGGCACGGCTTGCCTGTGCTGGCGATGCGGCCAACCTTTACAGGGTTGGCCGCATTTTTCATGGCGGCCGTGCAGCTTGGGCCGAGCGTAGCGAAGCCCAACGTTTACCGTATGGTTTGCTTAGTGGTAGGGCGGAAGCCGCAAAGCGGCGTTCCGCCATGCGGCCAAATTTATTTCCGCATGACGAAACGCCCTGTAGGGCGGGTTGGCCGCAAGCCATACCCGCGCGCAGTTGTCGGTGCTCGCGGGTATGAACCTCTGGTTCAACCCGCCCTACGTGATGTGTAGGTTGGGCCGAGCGTAGCGAAGCCCAACGCTTACCGCGTGGTTTGCTCAGTGGTAGGGCGGAAGCCGCAAAGCGGCGTTCCGCAGCCATGCGACCAGGCTTGCTCCCGCATGACGAAACGCCCTGTAGGGCGGGTTGGCCGCGGCCATACCCGCGCGCAGTTGTCGGTGTACGCGGGTATGAACCGCTGGTTTAACCCGCCCTACGTGCCGCGTAGTGCGGATGCGCTGCGCTTATCCTGGCTACGGATGGCGTAGAGAGGAAACCACCATGCGGCCAACCCTGGGCGGCTGCAATAAAAATGCCGCTCATTGCTGAGCGGCATTTTCGCGTTTACGTGCTGGCTACAGGCTCAGGTCACCGAGGCGCGCTGGTGGAATTCGGGGCGATCCCAGCTGCCGCTGTCCAGGATGTCGCGCAGCACTTCCACCGCGTCCCAGATGTCGGCATGGCCCAGGTACAGCGGGGTGACGCCGAAGCGCAGCACTTCCGGCTCGCGGTAGTCGCCGATCACGCCGCGGGCGATCAGCGCCTGCATCACCGCGAAGCCCTGCGGGTGGCGGTAGCTGACGTGGCTGCCGCGCTTGCCATGTTCGCGCGGGGTGATCAGCGTCAGCGGGTGTTGGCCGCAGCGCTGCTCCACCAGCTGGATGAACAGGTCGGTGAGCGCCAGCGACTTGGCGCGGATGTCGGCCATGTCGGCTTGCAGCGCCACGTCCAGCCCGCATTCCACCATCGCCATCGAGGTGATCGGCTGCGTGCCGCACAGGAAGCGGCGGATGCCGTGCGCCGGCTGGTAGTTGTCGGTCATGGCGAACGGGCGGTTGTGGCCCCACCAGCCGGACAGCGGCTGCCAGAAGCGGTCCTGGTGGCGCGGCGCCACCCAGATGAAGGCCGGGGAGCCCGGGCCGCCGTTCAGGTATTTGTAGGTGCAGCCCACGGCGAAGTCGGCGTCGGCGGCGTTCAGGTCCACTTCCACTGCGCCGGCGGCATGCGCCAGGTCCCAGATCACCAGCGCGCCGCGCTGGTGTGCCAGCGCGGAGACGGCGGCCATGTCGTACATGGCGCCGGTACGGTAGTTCACGTGCGACAGCGCCAGCACCGCCACGTCGGCATCCAGCGCCTGCTCCAGCGGCAGCGCGTCGTCGATCAGGCGCAGCTCGTAGCCCTGCTGCAGCAGGTCGATCATGCCTTCGATCATGTAGATGTCGGTGGGGAAGTTGTCGCGCTCGGACACGATGACGCGGCGCTGCGGCTGGGCCTGCTGCTGGATGCGGATGGCGGCGGCCAGGGCCTTGAACAGGTTCAGCGAGGTGGTGTCGGTAACCACCACTTCGTTTTCGCCGGCGCCGATCAGCTGGCCCAGCTTGTTGCCCAGGCGGCCGGGCAGCTCGAACCAGCCGGCAGTGTTCCAGCTGCGGATCAGGCCCACGCCCCATTCCTGCGCCACCACTTCGGCACAGCGCGACATCGACGCCTTGGGCTGCGCGCCCAGCGAGTTGCCATCCAGGTAGATGACGCCCTGCGGAATGTTGAATTGCTCCTTGAACGAAGCCAGCGGGTCGCGGGCATCGGCGGCCAGGCAGTCGGCACGGGTCAGCATGTCTGTGTTCCTCTTTACGTAGATGCCGGCGGCGCCGGCTGCTGCAATTGTTCGGTGCGTTGGCCGCACCGCTCTCCACACCAAAATCGTAGCACCGCGGCAAGTTTGGCTGGTTGCAAACTTGACTTGTGAAACGGCGGTTTTTCGCAAATCATGCAGTGGTGAGGTGAATGTAAGAAAGGATCTTGCGTATGCAACTGGATGCCATCGATTTTCGCATTATGACCGCGCTGCAGGCCAATGGCCGGCTCAGCAACCAGGACCTGGCCGACAAGGTGGCGCTGTCGCCATCGGCCTGCCTGCGGCGGGTACGCACGCTGGAGGAAAACGGCCTGATTCGCGGCTACCACGCGCGGCTGGACGCGGTGCAGCTGGGTTACGAGCTGGAGGCCATCGTGCACGTGACGGTGGATCACAGCCACCCGGACTGGCACGAAGGGTTCTTGAAGCAGGTAACCGAGTTCGACGAAGTGGTGGCCGCCTACGTGGTGAGCGGCGCCAGCAACTATGTGCTGCACATCCGCGCCAAGGGGCTGACGGCGTTTTCCGGCTTCGTGGTGGAAAAGCTGAACAAGCTGCCGGGCATGCGCGACATCTGTTCCTACATCGTGATGAAGACCATCAAGGACAAGTTGGCCGAATTGCCGCTGTAATATTCGATATAAATTTCCGTATATCGTATGTTTCTATAAAAGCAGAGTGGCGGGGCAATGATGGTGAGCATATCCGGCTGGGCAGGGCGGATGGTGGCTGTACTAGGCTGCAGCCTGTGGTTGGCGGGGGCGGCGCAGAGCTGCTGACACACAGCACCGATGGCCAGGTGGCGTATCGCAATGGCCAGCTGCATGGCTTGCCGCATGGCGGCAAGCGCGCCTTCTTTGTGGAGTTGCTGTTACAGCTGCAGCAGGAGCTGCAACTGCATGTGGCGGTACGCGACGTGCCGCTGGCTCGCGGCTGGCAGATGCTGCAGGTGCAGCCGCAGGTGGCGCTGTTCAATCTCAGCCGCACCCTGGCCCGCGAACCGCTGGCCCGCTGGGTGGGGCCGATCTGGCAGGAGGCGGACTACTTTTACGAGCGCTCGGCCTACCCCACCGGCGTTACCCGCCTGGAAGAGGCGCGCTTGCTGCCGGTATGCGTGCTGAACGGCAATGTGCATGATCATCTATTGGCCCAGCTGGGTTTCAGCCAGCTGTCGCGCAGCAACAGCTACGAAGGCTGTTTGCAGATGCTGGTGGCGGGCAGGGTGGAGCTGGTTGTTTCCTCCAGCCTCGATATCGACCGCAAGCTGCGCAACGCCGACATCAACCCGCGCGAAGTCAGCCAGCTGCCGGTGGTGGTGAATAGCGACGACGGCTACATCGCGCTGTCCGCCGCCACACCGGAGCAGGAGGTACGCCGCTGGCAGGCGGCGCTGGACAAGCTGCGCCGCAATGGCGTGTACCAGCAGCTGTACCAGCAGTTTGCCGAGTAGCGCCGCACTCCCCGGTTACGGTTCCCTCCGCAGGCAGGTGGCACTGCGACTGATTGTCGGTTTCCCTGCGCAGAGCCCGGCCCAAATGCACAAGGCCCTGCCGGCTGGGCAGGGCCTTGCTGTTGCGGCATGGGCTATCAGTAAATATCGCGCCCGAAGTACTGCACGCTGAGTTTCTTGAAGGTGCCGTTGGCGCGTACCGCGGCAATGGCCTTGTTCAGGCGCGCCACCAGCTCCTTGTCTTCCTTGCGCACCGCCATGCCGGCGCCCGCGCCCAGCACTTCGCGCTCGGCGGCATTGTCGCCGTTGATAGACGGGCCGACGAAGGCAAAGCGCTTGCCCTGTTCGCTCTTGAGGAAGCCGGC
This Vogesella sp. LIG4 DNA region includes the following protein-coding sequences:
- the kynU gene encoding kynureninase, whose product is MLTRADCLAADARDPLASFKEQFNIPQGVIYLDGNSLGAQPKASMSRCAEVVAQEWGVGLIRSWNTAGWFELPGRLGNKLGQLIGAGENEVVVTDTTSLNLFKALAAAIRIQQQAQPQRRVIVSERDNFPTDIYMIEGMIDLLQQGYELRLIDDALPLEQALDADVAVLALSHVNYRTGAMYDMAAVSALAHQRGALVIWDLAHAAGAVEVDLNAADADFAVGCTYKYLNGGPGSPAFIWVAPRHQDRFWQPLSGWWGHNRPFAMTDNYQPAHGIRRFLCGTQPITSMAMVECGLDVALQADMADIRAKSLALTDLFIQLVEQRCGQHPLTLITPREHGKRGSHVSYRHPQGFAVMQALIARGVIGDYREPEVLRFGVTPLYLGHADIWDAVEVLRDILDSGSWDRPEFHQRASVT
- a CDS encoding Lrp/AsnC family transcriptional regulator, whose product is MQLDAIDFRIMTALQANGRLSNQDLADKVALSPSACLRRVRTLEENGLIRGYHARLDAVQLGYELEAIVHVTVDHSHPDWHEGFLKQVTEFDEVVAAYVVSGASNYVLHIRAKGLTAFSGFVVEKLNKLPGMRDICSYIVMKTIKDKLAELPL
- a CDS encoding ABC transporter substrate-binding protein, encoding MVGGGGAELLTHSTDGQVAYRNGQLHGLPHGGKRAFFVELLLQLQQELQLHVAVRDVPLARGWQMLQVQPQVALFNLSRTLAREPLARWVGPIWQEADYFYERSAYPTGVTRLEEARLLPVCVLNGNVHDHLLAQLGFSQLSRSNSYEGCLQMLVAGRVELVVSSSLDIDRKLRNADINPREVSQLPVVVNSDDGYIALSAATPEQEVRRWQAALDKLRRNGVYQQLYQQFAE
- a CDS encoding nitrite reductase, with protein sequence MKRQLLLLLTALLPLAAQADPAALYQQHCQSCHGAERMGAMAPALLPQSLERLKPAEVLATIRDGRTATQMAGFAGRLSDADIRALAGWLATPPATPPAWREADTAASRIQYVNPASLPARPQFAAGIDPRNLFVVVEAGDHHVTVLDGDRFQPLTRFQSRFALHGGPKFSPDGRFVYFASRDGWISQYDLYTLQTVAEIRVGLNTRNLAVSADGRWVLAGNTLPQSLVLLDANGLKPVKTYPVQDRGGKPSRVSAVYDAAPRNSFVVALKDAAELWEISYDPKAAPIYPGYVHDYQMGEGLALPGYLNPRVTPLDMVLDDFFFDDSYRHVMAASRDGHAQVINLDSRSKVAELPLDGMPHLGSGITFEQDGHHYMATPNLNSGRVTVIDMDRWQVAANIATPGPGFFLRSHDNTPYAWVDAMMSPQRDTLSIIDKRSFKVVRQLTLRPGKTNAHVEFTRDGRYALVSIMETPGELVVVDAATFREVAALPMMKPIGKYNVYNKVTRSSGTSH
- a CDS encoding Crp/Fnr family transcriptional regulator; translation: MSPIDVSAFLSHQPLFQQLSPAQLQALVPATRELRGLKGQVIFQRGDTCDGMYLLVYGKVKLALSSNGGVEKVVEILHPGQSFGEAVMFLNQPFPVMAQFIEDGLLLHVSSHAIRAAIVSDPGFAQRMLAGLALRLHNLMRDVARYSVENASQRVAGYLLQLQRQRGDSVVRLAVNKNVIASRLNITPETFSRVLHSLVEQGAIAVRGRDIDIIDPPLLQQLETQ